A window of the Ignisphaera sp. genome harbors these coding sequences:
- a CDS encoding alpha-L-fucosidase — MVSISRWDMAMSPEEILSTIPAPVKGSFKPSWDSLSMYKVPKWFTDSRFGIFIHWGAYSVPAFGNGWYPRNMYDPSQPEYEYHLKNFGPHRDFGYKDFIPMFTAVAKFI, encoded by the coding sequence TAAGTCGCTGGGATATGGCTATGAGCCCCGAGGAGATCTTGTCCACTATTCCAGCCCCTGTGAAAGGGTCTTTCAAGCCGTCATGGGATTCACTAAGCATGTATAAGGTTCCAAAGTGGTTCACAGACTCGAGATTCGGCATATTCATTCACTGGGGAGCATATTCTGTACCTGCCTTTGGTAACGGGTGGTACCCTAGAAACATGTACGACCCTTCACAACCAGAGTACGAGTATCATCTAAAGAACTTTGGCCCCCACAGAGATTTTGGATACAAAGACTTTATACCCATGTTCACAGCCGTAGCAAAATTTATATGA
- a CDS encoding transposase, translated as MINDFCWKLAKDIVVKAHKRRHAVVLEDLEHLKESVNGKSSSVRWKLALFAYRRLHHAVMSKAIEYNIPIIVVDPRNTSSTCPRCGSRLVYVHRLAICKTCGFKRDRDFVGATNIYLRGMWGSLGSSPNGGGMKGEIQQTTPNRDEPMTIYIKTYTNI; from the coding sequence ATCATCAATGATTTCTGCTGGAAGCTTGCAAAAGATATTGTTGTAAAAGCACATAAACGAAGACATGCAGTCGTCTTAGAGGATTTAGAGCACTTGAAAGAATCTGTTAATGGCAAAAGCAGTAGTGTTAGGTGGAAGCTAGCACTATTTGCTTATAGAAGACTTCATCACGCAGTTATGTCAAAAGCAATTGAGTACAACATTCCAATAATTGTAGTAGACCCTAGGAACACGTCATCGACTTGTCCAAGGTGTGGTTCTAGGCTAGTCTATGTACATAGACTAGCTATTTGCAAGACATGTGGATTCAAAAGAGACAGAGATTTTGTTGGAGCCACGAATATCTACTTACGGGGGATGTGGGGAAGCCTTGGGTCTTCCCCGAATGGGGGTGGAATGAAGGGTGAAATCCAACAGACCACCCCAAACAGAGATGAGCCGATGACCATTTATATAAAAACATATACAAACATATAA
- a CDS encoding alpha-L-fucosidase C-terminal domain-containing protein: protein MFGEGPTKVEEGFFTERKLAFTGEDVRYTAKYAYPFKEIVYVTILGEPKQEITLKALRDVHKDIVSIDIPNTQEKVSWSLTENGLKITLPDTKKLKKPITLRIIVKSKDVP, encoded by the coding sequence GTGTTTGGCGAGGGGCCTACAAAAGTTGAGGAAGGTTTCTTCACTGAGAGGAAACTCGCCTTCACTGGAGAGGATGTTAGATATACAGCAAAGTATGCATATCCGTTCAAAGAAATTGTCTATGTCACAATACTAGGCGAGCCAAAGCAAGAGATAACGCTAAAAGCATTGAGAGATGTGCACAAAGATATAGTCAGTATCGATATACCCAACACCCAAGAAAAGGTCTCTTGGAGTCTAACAGAAAACGGCTTGAAAATCACTTTGCCAGACACAAAGAAGTTGAAGAAGCCTATAACACTTAGAATCATAGTCAAGTCAAAGGATGTGCCATAG
- a CDS encoding radical SAM protein has translation MTQIIGRTKTRFYIYIDDLPLVGHIAFGIIDRGTNVLQIRPTTICPYNCIFCSVDAGPFSRHRQSEYVVDWRHLVKWAKHVRDAKGGDVLEALIDGVGEPPTHPNIVDIVRELKKIFPRVAMESRGQTLSKALIEMFDEAGLDRLNISIDTLDEEKGKIIQGVPWYSVKSVMEIVEYIVRNTKIDVHLTPVWIPGLNDDDIKKIIEWGLRTGVGKRFPPFGIQKYEIHRYGRKIQNIKEVSWNTFKRFLESLEKEYGITLYYKKLDFGIRYGKRYPIKYRRGDIIDAIIAIPGWLKNEVIAIDKDYDVVITVVGVSWSDKLPYKRIKVEIISSDDGIYIAKPLNSSLPS, from the coding sequence ATGACGCAGATAATAGGGAGAACAAAGACAAGGTTCTACATATACATTGATGACCTTCCCCTCGTAGGCCACATAGCATTTGGTATTATTGATAGAGGGACAAACGTTTTGCAGATTAGACCAACAACCATATGCCCCTACAACTGCATATTCTGCAGCGTCGACGCAGGGCCCTTCTCCAGGCACAGACAATCAGAGTATGTTGTGGACTGGAGACACTTGGTCAAGTGGGCAAAGCATGTGAGGGATGCTAAGGGTGGCGACGTGCTAGAGGCTCTCATAGATGGTGTGGGGGAGCCTCCAACGCATCCAAATATAGTTGACATTGTTAGAGAGCTTAAGAAGATCTTTCCAAGAGTTGCTATGGAAAGTAGGGGGCAGACACTATCCAAAGCATTGATAGAAATGTTCGACGAGGCTGGCTTAGACAGACTGAATATCAGTATTGATACGCTCGACGAGGAGAAGGGCAAGATCATCCAGGGGGTTCCATGGTACAGCGTTAAAAGCGTTATGGAGATTGTCGAGTATATTGTTAGAAATACCAAGATAGATGTTCATCTAACCCCTGTGTGGATACCAGGTCTAAACGACGACGATATAAAGAAGATCATTGAGTGGGGCCTCAGAACAGGAGTTGGGAAAAGGTTTCCACCATTTGGGATACAGAAGTATGAGATTCATAGATATGGAAGAAAAATACAAAACATTAAAGAGGTTTCTTGGAACACATTCAAAAGATTTTTAGAAAGTCTAGAGAAGGAGTATGGAATTACGCTATACTACAAAAAACTTGATTTTGGTATCAGATATGGTAAGAGGTATCCGATAAAGTATAGGAGAGGTGATATTATAGATGCTATCATCGCTATCCCAGGGTGGCTCAAAAACGAGGTTATAGCTATTGACAAAGATTATGATGTTGTAATCACAGTGGTAGGTGTTTCATGGTCAGACAAGTTGCCGTATAAGAGGATAAAGGTAGAGATTATATCTAGTGATGATGGAATATACATTGCAAAGCCTTTGAACAGCTCTTTACCCAGCTAA
- a CDS encoding uroporphyrinogen decarboxylase family protein, with product MGGAELKPRERVLIALRHEEADRVPIDLGSTHVSTINPLSYVVLRKYLGLPERPARIKDVVAQLTEIDFDVLQIFHADLIDVNRHLPPSPGEEYYRDVFYQCMSCPYRNPETGKAEIFENNWKTWSHPHYGFSEEVPACIDITEKGNSLLIYLYKTTLLGEGSKTSTTFSPPDARGANPLADAKSVEDVKRFDWDLFKVSDKYVDYLRRKAEYLYKNTDYALVYSLAGRMHAWAQALRGWTRWLSDLRLRKTLAEAVLDNIMDVLMYNVKRFIEAFGEYVQVIGFADDLGTEEGPQIPVQLFRDMYKHRYEELFGYIKKHSKMYIFLHSDGAIFPLIKEFIDAGLDIINPIQLSAKGMDPEKLKKEYGEHITFWGGGADVQRVLPFASKDEVVQHVRNLIKIFAPGGGFVFATTHNIQPPTPPENIVAVFETAYRYGKYPIS from the coding sequence ATGGGGGGAGCAGAGCTTAAACCAAGGGAAAGGGTTTTAATAGCTTTAAGGCATGAGGAGGCTGATAGGGTACCAATTGATTTAGGCTCTACACACGTATCAACAATAAACCCTCTATCCTATGTTGTTTTAAGGAAGTATTTGGGTCTTCCCGAGAGACCTGCGAGGATTAAGGACGTTGTAGCTCAGCTTACCGAAATAGATTTTGATGTTCTACAGATTTTTCATGCGGATTTAATAGATGTTAATAGGCATTTACCCCCATCGCCTGGAGAAGAATATTACAGAGATGTGTTTTATCAATGCATGTCTTGTCCATATAGAAACCCCGAAACAGGTAAAGCTGAGATATTCGAGAATAACTGGAAAACGTGGAGCCATCCACACTATGGATTTTCTGAAGAGGTGCCAGCTTGCATTGATATCACTGAAAAAGGTAATAGCCTATTAATATACCTCTATAAAACTACTCTACTTGGTGAAGGTTCTAAAACCTCTACAACATTTTCCCCACCTGATGCCCGTGGAGCCAATCCTTTGGCTGATGCAAAAAGCGTTGAAGATGTTAAGAGATTTGACTGGGATTTGTTTAAGGTCAGCGACAAATATGTTGACTATTTGAGGAGAAAGGCCGAGTATCTCTATAAAAATACAGACTATGCATTGGTATACTCTCTAGCTGGTCGCATGCATGCCTGGGCCCAGGCACTAAGGGGTTGGACAAGGTGGCTCTCAGATCTTCGGCTTAGAAAAACATTGGCAGAGGCTGTTCTCGATAATATAATGGATGTGTTGATGTACAATGTAAAGAGGTTTATAGAAGCCTTTGGGGAATATGTCCAGGTTATAGGTTTTGCAGATGATTTGGGAACTGAAGAGGGACCTCAAATACCTGTTCAACTCTTTAGGGATATGTATAAACATAGATATGAAGAATTGTTTGGCTATATCAAAAAACATTCTAAGATGTACATATTCCTGCATAGCGATGGAGCTATATTCCCACTCATAAAAGAGTTTATAGACGCTGGACTCGATATAATCAATCCCATTCAGTTATCAGCAAAGGGTATGGATCCCGAAAAGCTTAAGAAGGAGTATGGAGAGCATATCACCTTCTGGGGAGGTGGAGCAGACGTTCAACGTGTTCTACCATTTGCTAGCAAAGATGAGGTAGTTCAACATGTCAGAAACCTCATAAAGATCTTTGCACCAGGTGGAGGATTCGTATTTGCGACAACGCATAATATTCAGCCCCCTACACCACCAGAAAACATAGTGGCAGTATTTGAGACTGCATATAGATATGGCAAATACCCTATTAGCTAA
- a CDS encoding DUF2139 domain-containing protein: MSNYTLHLRRFIVHDEVGMGQNQFRCFYLAFHPVNGSLVVHEGHSGRVYMDGRLIYGYELVGRPPRAGGDTHGAITWNKDYVFFGGWMKAPPGLLISSDRTLAKQDMREKYSHIHAVDDGGRVELIWSRKWDDKIPPNHWYGEVTDLLYDGHEDVIYFTRADGHAELGLWRINLSSRKAEWIVQNRTVYKMEMKDDKIFATLFNPAHMEKSAIVVFDTLRNESRIVEEFDFALEPRGKVSMYRDGGQIVQLQNRLIAFYGGSMIVIDPYRDRYTLYPFLEVAGSKENAIIPNPERPLYIPGLRTQKIYPLGVPIIAANPYEGSTEPFHKTTFGMILRIDPVSPQIVSSAGFISGMATDGKYAYFGASYANHCPLYTYRTGDGGIFAVPVKDLFTKPWNSIRLWIYDGMYSQGSSGLFGWFGGIPLKGFEKKILRIYTSKETKIRISEYTMLGTSIEDDIAIKSGWNIITLENYYDIVAFKILENVDKILAEIILEP, translated from the coding sequence ATGTCTAATTATACACTACATCTAAGAAGATTCATAGTACATGACGAAGTTGGCATGGGGCAAAACCAGTTTAGATGCTTTTACCTAGCGTTCCACCCAGTAAATGGCTCACTAGTTGTGCATGAGGGACACTCAGGAAGGGTGTACATGGATGGGAGGCTTATCTATGGGTATGAACTGGTTGGTAGACCTCCAAGAGCTGGGGGAGACACGCATGGGGCTATCACATGGAATAAAGATTATGTCTTCTTCGGTGGCTGGATGAAGGCGCCTCCAGGACTATTGATCTCAAGTGATAGAACATTGGCTAAACAGGATATGAGAGAGAAGTACAGTCATATACATGCTGTAGATGATGGTGGTAGGGTGGAGCTTATATGGTCTAGGAAATGGGATGATAAGATTCCTCCGAATCACTGGTATGGAGAGGTAACAGATCTTCTCTATGATGGACACGAAGATGTTATTTATTTCACGAGAGCTGATGGCCATGCAGAGCTTGGTCTCTGGAGAATAAACCTATCGAGTAGAAAAGCTGAATGGATAGTTCAAAACAGAACTGTTTACAAGATGGAGATGAAGGACGACAAGATATTTGCCACCTTATTCAATCCTGCTCACATGGAGAAATCAGCTATTGTGGTTTTCGACACCTTAAGAAATGAGAGCAGAATTGTAGAGGAATTCGACTTTGCTTTAGAGCCTAGAGGAAAGGTTTCTATGTATCGTGATGGCGGTCAAATAGTTCAACTACAAAATAGATTGATAGCGTTTTATGGAGGTTCTATGATAGTTATTGACCCCTATAGAGATAGATACACCCTGTATCCATTTCTAGAGGTGGCAGGCTCGAAGGAGAATGCCATTATACCCAACCCAGAAAGACCTCTATATATTCCTGGGCTAAGGACACAGAAAATATATCCATTGGGAGTTCCAATAATCGCTGCAAACCCATATGAAGGATCTACAGAACCATTCCATAAAACAACATTTGGAATGATACTAAGAATAGACCCTGTATCGCCACAGATAGTATCCTCTGCCGGATTCATATCCGGCATGGCAACAGATGGGAAATACGCATACTTTGGAGCATCATATGCTAACCACTGCCCACTCTACACATATAGAACAGGTGACGGAGGCATATTTGCAGTGCCAGTAAAAGACCTGTTTACAAAGCCATGGAACTCTATAAGGCTATGGATATACGATGGCATGTATAGCCAAGGATCATCAGGACTATTTGGATGGTTCGGAGGCATACCACTAAAAGGCTTCGAAAAGAAAATACTGAGAATATACACATCAAAGGAGACAAAGATTAGAATATCAGAATACACAATGCTAGGCACAAGCATAGAAGACGACATTGCAATAAAATCAGGCTGGAATATAATAACACTCGAAAACTACTACGATATAGTAGCATTTAAGATTCTGGAAAACGTTGATAAAATCCTTGCCGAAATAATTTTAGAACCGTAA
- a CDS encoding ABC transporter substrate-binding protein: MRLIRRAIPVMLALLVIMQLVIIPKASSQLPLPSGVSREEVLVLDTQTSRVATPDDFNGWRIGGNTVTGFNQLCLDLLWYVNFTSGELIPIIADGTPKYDESYTKLTVKIKKGITWSDGYPLTAWDFVYGINTTKTNPNLAAYASANAWIDYAVVIDNYTFVIKLKRPNPYWHFNNLAIVSAAIYNYAMPKHYFETKRLKPQDVHTDKYNPPLCIGQYTLYSYDPGGTWYLWKRRDDWINSSIGWFIKAGKAPWPGPKYVMFRVFPSETEKIIAMTRMELDWIFDATPQTFEAIKSALGDKVGAWYPHWPYFWGYATSNRGIYFNNMKYPYNISAVRWALTFAINMTRVLTEGYKGTQRAVAIPIIITWPLKEFWEPKILPIVSQWKVKDVVKGVSLPPDIANRDIWDPDIATRVLEWGKANNYLKINIPPEMAKNIWGPGWWKYMPDVAEAILKALGFRRGSDGKWLLPDGTPWRISLNVPSGFEMDAVQLGQFVAEEWRRFGIDVEVVPYESSTFWTDQYNYGKFGVGSYWGIGGNDPYSIPISLDGWRCEFVKPIGNYSANAARYCDPAFDEYVLKALQSLPGSPHMINAVINATITFMKDQPVIWMGNCKKLQPLLLEYWTNWPTAYNFYWGQDFWGKQTVKLILTYLIPRKARMDIVTSNTVVIGPDQPLPEWAGKDPRINVIQQPIPYWLLPAETKTPTPTTTVTTTSPTTQPRTTTTPTTTSPATTTPPATSPSPTQTQTAATPIPTVTVTATIEKSVTVPTTATIISTKITTIITTTPTTVTTTNWTTTIIAVALLAIGIAIGWTIKRK; this comes from the coding sequence ATGAGGTTAATAAGAAGAGCTATACCCGTTATGCTGGCTTTGCTAGTAATAATGCAACTAGTAATAATACCAAAAGCATCCTCTCAATTACCTTTACCATCTGGGGTTAGCCGAGAAGAAGTACTAGTTTTGGATACACAAACATCTAGAGTGGCAACACCTGATGATTTTAATGGATGGCGTATAGGAGGTAATACCGTCACGGGATTTAATCAGCTTTGTCTTGATCTTCTATGGTATGTAAACTTTACAAGTGGCGAGCTCATTCCTATTATAGCTGATGGCACGCCTAAATATGATGAATCATATACAAAGCTAACAGTAAAGATAAAAAAGGGTATAACATGGAGTGATGGATATCCCTTAACAGCATGGGATTTTGTCTATGGCATAAACACAACAAAGACTAACCCTAACTTAGCTGCATATGCGTCCGCCAATGCCTGGATAGACTATGCCGTTGTTATTGACAACTACACTTTTGTTATAAAGCTTAAGAGACCAAATCCTTACTGGCACTTCAACAATCTTGCTATTGTAAGTGCTGCAATATATAACTATGCTATGCCAAAACACTATTTCGAGACAAAGAGACTCAAACCACAAGATGTGCATACAGATAAGTATAATCCGCCCTTATGCATAGGGCAATACACCTTGTATTCGTATGACCCTGGTGGAACTTGGTATCTGTGGAAGAGAAGAGATGATTGGATTAATTCTTCCATTGGATGGTTTATAAAAGCAGGTAAGGCGCCATGGCCAGGGCCTAAGTATGTTATGTTCAGAGTATTCCCATCAGAAACAGAGAAGATTATAGCCATGACAAGAATGGAGCTGGACTGGATATTTGATGCAACACCTCAAACATTTGAAGCCATTAAGAGTGCTTTAGGAGACAAGGTCGGGGCATGGTATCCTCACTGGCCTTACTTCTGGGGATATGCTACATCAAACAGAGGTATATACTTCAATAACATGAAATACCCATACAACATATCGGCTGTAAGATGGGCTCTGACCTTTGCCATAAATATGACAAGGGTGTTAACAGAAGGCTATAAGGGAACTCAAAGAGCTGTAGCTATACCCATAATAATTACATGGCCACTTAAGGAATTCTGGGAGCCAAAAATCCTACCGATAGTATCACAATGGAAAGTTAAAGATGTGGTAAAGGGGGTCTCGCTTCCACCAGATATTGCTAACAGAGATATATGGGATCCTGATATAGCTACAAGAGTACTGGAATGGGGTAAAGCCAACAACTATCTAAAGATTAATATACCTCCTGAAATGGCTAAGAACATCTGGGGGCCTGGGTGGTGGAAATACATGCCAGATGTTGCTGAAGCGATTCTTAAGGCACTAGGCTTCAGAAGAGGGTCTGACGGCAAATGGCTTTTACCTGATGGAACTCCTTGGAGAATTTCTCTTAATGTGCCATCCGGATTTGAAATGGATGCTGTTCAACTAGGTCAATTCGTAGCTGAGGAATGGAGAAGATTTGGCATAGATGTAGAAGTAGTACCTTACGAATCATCAACGTTCTGGACAGACCAATATAATTATGGAAAGTTTGGAGTAGGATCATATTGGGGTATAGGCGGAAATGATCCTTACTCCATACCTATATCCTTAGATGGTTGGAGATGCGAATTTGTTAAACCCATAGGAAACTACTCGGCAAATGCCGCAAGATACTGTGATCCAGCCTTCGATGAATATGTATTAAAAGCTTTGCAATCACTTCCTGGTAGTCCTCATATGATTAATGCAGTAATTAATGCTACTATAACGTTTATGAAAGATCAGCCTGTAATATGGATGGGGAACTGCAAGAAGCTGCAACCACTACTCCTAGAATACTGGACCAACTGGCCCACTGCCTACAACTTCTACTGGGGACAAGACTTCTGGGGCAAGCAAACAGTAAAGCTTATATTAACCTATCTGATTCCAAGAAAAGCCCGAATGGATATAGTAACATCTAATACCGTTGTAATAGGGCCCGACCAGCCATTGCCTGAATGGGCCGGCAAAGATCCAAGAATCAATGTTATCCAACAACCAATTCCCTACTGGTTGCTACCAGCAGAAACAAAGACACCTACTCCAACCACGACTGTGACAACAACTTCTCCAACTACACAGCCTAGAACAACCACCACCCCAACAACAACATCCCCTGCCACAACAACACCTCCTGCAACATCCCCATCTCCAACACAAACACAGACCGCTGCTACACCAATACCAACAGTAACAGTTACAGCAACAATTGAGAAGAGCGTTACAGTACCAACAACAGCAACAATAATATCAACAAAAATAACAACAATAATAACAACAACACCAACAACAGTAACAACAACAAACTGGACAACAACAATAATAGCAGTAGCGCTCCTAGCAATCGGAATAGCAATCGGATGGACAATAAAAAGAAAATAA
- a CDS encoding ABC transporter ATP-binding protein, translating into MQENKLVVDNVSKYYGYGLLGLRKFKAVDSVSFSLDLTTPSIFVLAGETGSGKSTLLKMILVMVKPDEGEIRYKGYNIHRLRGNLIKWYRKEVQPVFQDPYEAFNPLRRVDSYLYDVVIKFGGARDRDLISKEVDKMLNYVGLDLERVKGKYPHEFSGGELQRISIARALLAKPSLLLADEPVSMIDVSLRVGILNLLRRVKEDFRTTIIYVTHDLSTAYYVGDRIGIMFRGVMVEEGPIDEVYNEPLHPYTKQLLNSLLEPDPEIEARISPPKLTSLELKEFLATGCKYASRCPYAKNICISQQPPSVKINSNRVVKCWLYTS; encoded by the coding sequence ATGCAAGAAAATAAGCTGGTAGTAGATAATGTATCTAAATATTATGGCTATGGATTGCTTGGATTGAGAAAATTCAAAGCTGTTGACAGTGTCTCTTTTTCGCTGGACCTAACCACGCCAAGTATATTTGTGTTAGCAGGGGAAACAGGTAGTGGAAAATCCACATTACTTAAAATGATATTGGTGATGGTGAAGCCTGATGAAGGTGAAATCCGGTACAAAGGTTACAATATACATAGACTTCGTGGAAATTTGATTAAGTGGTATAGAAAGGAGGTTCAGCCGGTGTTTCAAGATCCTTACGAAGCCTTCAATCCGCTTAGGAGAGTTGATTCATATCTTTATGATGTTGTTATTAAATTTGGAGGGGCGCGTGATAGAGATTTGATAAGCAAAGAAGTAGATAAGATGCTTAATTATGTAGGGCTAGATCTAGAGAGGGTTAAAGGGAAATATCCGCATGAGTTTTCAGGTGGTGAGCTACAGAGGATATCCATAGCTAGAGCTCTTCTAGCAAAACCAAGTCTTCTTCTAGCAGATGAGCCTGTATCCATGATTGATGTATCGCTGAGAGTCGGCATTCTCAACTTACTAAGAAGAGTAAAAGAGGATTTTAGAACCACAATAATATACGTTACTCACGATCTTTCAACAGCCTATTATGTTGGAGATAGAATTGGTATTATGTTTAGAGGAGTTATGGTAGAGGAGGGACCCATAGACGAAGTATATAACGAACCACTGCATCCTTATACAAAACAATTACTCAATTCGCTGCTTGAGCCCGATCCTGAAATAGAAGCAAGGATATCTCCCCCAAAACTAACATCACTAGAACTAAAAGAATTCTTGGCGACAGGCTGCAAATATGCATCCAGATGTCCCTACGCAAAGAATATATGTATCTCTCAACAACCGCCATCAGTCAAAATAAACTCTAATAGGGTTGTTAAATGCTGGCTTTATACCTCATAA
- a CDS encoding ABC transporter ATP-binding protein: MHNNTMDAKVLEVLNLRGGYEVNFGGRRIYVGAVDGVTVTINSNEIIGIAGESGCGKSTLIKFMYGFVQPPLTIKEGKVLLKLQNNSVVDILSVEQEYLRKNIWWKEISYIPQNSMNVLDPTKRIKDQFKELFKYHDVDIDSRELVDFVTGYLRELGLPTDVINSYPHQLSGGMKQRIVIALALVLRPRIVLADEPTTAVDVVTQLAILSLLKKWQRENKASLIIVSHDMGVHAYMADRIFIMYAGQVVEGGHKEDIFKSPKHPYTEGLIKSIIKKGEKEMKSGLPGQPPDLINPPRGCRFYPRCPYAMDICRHEAPPTIWLDNERFVRCWLYARK; this comes from the coding sequence ATGCATAACAATACTATGGATGCAAAGGTTCTGGAGGTGCTCAACCTCCGCGGTGGTTATGAGGTAAACTTTGGTGGAAGAAGAATCTATGTTGGAGCTGTAGATGGTGTTACTGTTACCATAAACAGTAACGAAATCATAGGAATTGCTGGTGAATCAGGTTGTGGTAAGAGTACTTTAATCAAATTTATGTATGGCTTTGTTCAACCCCCACTTACCATAAAAGAAGGTAAGGTTCTACTCAAATTGCAGAATAATAGTGTAGTAGACATTTTATCTGTAGAACAAGAATATCTGAGAAAGAATATCTGGTGGAAAGAGATATCGTACATCCCCCAGAACTCCATGAACGTTCTAGATCCCACAAAAAGAATAAAAGACCAGTTTAAAGAACTTTTTAAGTACCATGATGTTGACATAGATTCAAGAGAGCTAGTAGATTTCGTAACAGGGTATTTAAGAGAACTAGGACTTCCTACAGATGTCATAAATTCTTACCCTCATCAACTTAGTGGGGGCATGAAGCAGAGAATAGTAATAGCTCTGGCACTAGTATTGAGACCGAGGATAGTGCTAGCTGATGAGCCCACGACAGCTGTAGATGTTGTTACACAACTTGCTATATTAAGTCTACTTAAGAAATGGCAAAGAGAAAATAAGGCATCTCTTATAATAGTTTCGCATGATATGGGGGTCCATGCTTACATGGCTGATAGGATATTTATAATGTATGCAGGTCAAGTTGTAGAAGGTGGACATAAGGAGGATATCTTTAAGAGCCCAAAACATCCATATACTGAAGGATTAATAAAATCCATTATTAAAAAGGGAGAAAAAGAAATGAAATCGGGACTCCCAGGTCAACCTCCTGACCTTATCAATCCACCTCGTGGTTGCAGATTCTATCCGAGATGTCCTTATGCAATGGATATCTGTAGACATGAAGCTCCACCTACTATATGGCTTGATAACGAAAGATTTGTTAGGTGCTGGTTGTATGCAAGAAAATAA
- a CDS encoding ABC transporter permease subunit: MSYEYSFKLLLTKTAFPIWLGILIALLLYSFVYTTTIPLDPGRWYYVPSRIPPSREYPLGTTMLGQNMVYIVPEALKNTITISAIGGFVGILIALMLAAAATLPRSNIIRSSLAYFIDVMCMIPGFPILMIVLYAWRSVLTLPLIGVIFGLIGWTFTARSIRGLLESLKTRLFIQLSYFSGASTLDVLLKDIAPYILRYLMVGFINIMLWSVGQEVFLSLFGAMKLEIVTIGTTIYWALQYQALFLGCWWWIVFPILFLIIFVISLYKVVMWIDTFIFVRRTMV, encoded by the coding sequence ATGAGCTACGAATACAGCTTTAAGTTGCTTCTAACAAAAACTGCTTTTCCTATTTGGCTAGGAATATTAATTGCGCTACTTCTATATTCGTTTGTCTATACAACGACTATACCGTTAGATCCTGGAAGATGGTACTACGTACCTTCGCGAATACCTCCATCAAGAGAATACCCGCTTGGAACAACAATGCTAGGGCAAAACATGGTTTATATAGTGCCAGAGGCCTTAAAGAACACCATAACCATAAGCGCTATTGGAGGTTTTGTTGGCATATTGATTGCCTTGATGCTAGCAGCTGCTGCTACACTACCAAGAAGCAATATAATTAGGAGTTCCTTAGCATATTTCATAGATGTTATGTGCATGATTCCTGGTTTTCCAATACTTATGATAGTATTATATGCGTGGAGATCTGTACTAACCTTGCCACTTATAGGAGTTATCTTTGGATTAATAGGATGGACATTTACCGCTAGAAGCATAAGAGGGTTGCTCGAATCGTTAAAGACCAGACTATTTATTCAACTATCGTATTTTTCAGGGGCGTCTACTCTGGATGTACTACTAAAGGATATAGCACCATACATACTACGCTACCTAATGGTTGGATTCATAAACATTATGTTATGGTCTGTGGGCCAAGAGGTGTTTTTATCTCTGTTTGGTGCAATGAAGCTTGAAATAGTGACTATAGGAACTACAATATACTGGGCTTTGCAGTACCAAGCACTATTTCTAGGCTGTTGGTGGTGGATAGTATTTCCGATACTTTTCCTTATAATATTTGTCATCTCTTTATACAAGGTTGTAATGTGGATCGATACATTCATTTTCGTAAGAAGAACCATGGTGTAA